TCTCTATGCTCTTTGCCTCCTTAACACGATCTAGGGCCTTGGTGGTTGTTTCTTTGACATGGGTCCTTAAATCATCCCATTTCTTTTTCATCACCTCTATCATTTTCTAACGTTCTTGAACGCTTCCTATGACGAGGTTCGTCTTGGATTGTAACTTTCGGATCATCTAGAAATGTTTCTCTTGGTCAAATTTCTCTACCAGAGACATCACAACATTTGCACCTCTAGGAGGTGCATGTGAAATTCTTGTTGAGAAGTGACTGTTAGTCGGCTAGAAAAGTTTTCTGAGAGAAGAGATGGCGCTGAGAGAACTCCTGAGCGTTAAAGGAAGCATTAGTCCACAGTGAGGATCCAAGAGCTCTAGACAAAGGAACAAGTTTGTCACCCAACTTTCCGCTCTCATCTAATGTCAGGTGGCTCCCAGACGGTCCTGAAGGATCTTCCTCCCACCTCTAACTCACGGGGTCACCAACACGAGATGTTTCATCATTTCATAATTCTCTCTAAAACTTTTTCAAGCCTGTATATTTTTCCCAAGGGAACATAATGAAGGCTTCAAATAAGTAGGAAAGAGAAACGATTTCCCTAGGAAAATATCAGAGTCTTTTATATAAGTCTAATAGTACAACCAGCATACCCACTCAATGGAGAAACTCTTGCAAAAAGGGAAAAAGTTTTCATACACCGAGGACACATGTAAGAAAAGGGGTTATATTGGTCTTCCAAAGAAAATTATCATGAGTTGCATTAAATGCCACCCAAGCTCTTTCTCCCATAAGCATTTAAGCTTTCATAGTTGATTGACTTTTTGACGTCTCCAGGGTCATTCAAATGATGTTTGACACCCCTTGCAAAGATTCCATGCTACTTAGGGACATTTGGTAGAGAGGTGACGACTCACCTTCAACTGAGGGACTCGCCTCTAATTAAAGGATCCACATTTAGCTGAAAGACTCACACTTAACTAAGAGACTCACTCTTAAATGAGGAACTCACCTCCAATTAAAGGAACCACCTTCAGCTGAAGAACTCACCTTTAATTAAAGGTCACACCCCTCGCTGCAAAGTGCGAATGAATGGGGGGGGGGGGAAGAGGCTTAAAAACACTTCGTCCTTTACAAGTCCTCGTGCTTGAGGGACTGTGTAGTGATATATTTATATGAGTACCCAAATAAGGGGACATGTTGATGTTTTGTATCAAAAGTAAGTATTTTGTTTATCGTATCCATAGGGACTAGGGTGATATTAATGTCGTTCAATAGTTAATATAATTTTAAGCAGAAGTGGTAAAGTGTTTTGATTGTAAAAGTAACCTAATGTAAAAACGATAATTGGTAAATAAAGTTTCATAGATATAAGAACTTGTTAGAATTGGGTTTCATCCACCAAATACGTACATAGTTTACTGACCAGTTATACAAAACCTAGATAATAATCAATATCATCACGTATCACTCACAAACAATGTTTATTTCTAAACTACAGATGAGAGTTCAACTGTATTGTTTAATCAACAATTTCTCATCCTATTAAATAGTAAGGTAACAATAACAATCGATACTTTGCTACGAATGTAAAACTTAAATTTATGTCTAGAGTTTAGAATCTAACATATGTTTATCTTAAATCAAGATTCAAATTGTATTTCTCAATATCAATTCCAATCTATAAAGTTAAACAATAAAACAAATATAACatcaatattaatttattaatagatTATATATAACGCCATGATCAATAAATATACATACTGTTATAGTGAACTACATCCAATCCCAATAAGAAAgagatttagctactcatggtagcttAGTACAAGTGGGAAGAATAAAGATGAATAAGCATTAACTGTGATTTTCCGACGATTAATGCGTATCCAGCTTCATTTCTATAAGATCCACCCCTTTCCTATTGTTGTGTTACTTTCTATGGTACTGTTTGAAATCAAGTGGGATCCCCTTCTAGTTATGAGTGATGCCCTTTTATAGTGTTTTTGTCCTATTGATCTCGCCTGGCGAGTAGTAGCCTCGTCAGGTGAGCAATGTTTCTTCAATGTAAAGTTTCTGCCACGCCAACCTCTTAAACCACTTTGGCTCAATTAGAAAGCAAATGGATCGCCTGACGAGTCTCCTCGCTGTAACCACAATTGATTTTGCCTAGCGAGAATGATAAATTttcattctaatttttttatttctcccCACTTGGTCCCCGGTACTGGCTCACTGGGTGAGGTGTCCCCTGGGTCTCGCTGGAGGCTTGCCTGGAGAACTAAGCTATGTTCTTCCTTATGCTTGAGTGACCATATTTCCTCCTGAGTTAAATTACCTACAAAAACCATTAAAATCAGCAGTGAAATGGTTAACACACTTACTATCCTATTATAACCCTAATCTTATTAATAATTGGGGATGTTTCTATTAGAAACTTACAGACCAAGTCAATAAATGCCTTTTGTTCAAAATTTTCCGTCTGAAGAGTTGATCCCTAACGTCAAATGCCACTAACGGCTGCTTATGTGGCAGCGCACGTGGAATAAATGATTTATTCATTAAACTTCCTTGAATGACAATGTGGCACAAATAGGTCCAATTTAAAAACGAATCCCAATTTTTCATTTTCCCTAATTTCATTcctcatgttcatcttcttcttcctctcctcCCTACTAAAATCGTGAAACCAATCTTCCCATTTTCTTTTCCCACTTGCTCGTCTTCCTCATCCTTCAGTTGTCATTCTTCTTTTGCTCTCCAATATCATGTTATGTTCACAGATAGTTTGGTTGTAGACTTGGCAAAACAGACTTGTCTTGTAATTTTTGGGACTTGGTTGGCATCCCCTGTAGACATGTTGTTGCAGCCATACATTGAAAAGTTGATGATCCCATTAAGTATGTCCACAAATGTTATCATAGGAATACTTATATATCATGCTATAATGAATTTATAACTCTCCTTAATGGCCAAAACAAATGGCCAAGGACTACTGACCCTGACATATTACCACCTAAATTCAAGGGAGGTCCAGGTAGACCCAAGAAACTCAAAAGAATAGATCTAGATGAGGCTTCCCAAAACAGGTGGCAAAGGAAAAACACAAGTCATAGGTGCAAGACTTGCTTTGAATATGGGCAGAACACAAGTACCTGTAAGCAAAACAAACAACTAGTAGTtgttgaaggtgaactaccaagaGATGTTGCGGCCGCCCAAGGTAGTCAAACTCAAATTGTGGAGACAAGATAAAAAAAGGGTTAGTAAGTCAAACTGTCAATAGACTTTATGGTTGCAGGGTAGGCCAAAGGGAACAAGTAGAAAAAGGAGGCGCAAATAAGAAATCTAAGACTTCTGCACCAGTTGATGGAACTGCACCGGATGAAGGGACTGCACCTGTTGATAGAACTGCATCAGTTGAAGGGACTGCACCAGTTCAAGGGACTGTACCAGTTGATGGAACTGCACCAGATGAAGGGACTGCACCCGTTGATAGAACTGCATCAGTTGAAGGGACTACACCAGTTGAAGGGACTGCACCTGCTGATGGAACCGCACTAGTTAATATTACTGCAAGCAATGCATCACCTGAAGTGACCAATGCACAACCTGAAGCAAATGTTTCACCTGAGGTAACAAATACATAATCTTTTGGTAGTTCTGCTTAGGCCATGAGAATGTACTGTGGTATATATCTTGATGAACTTGAAGCATTGTTGAATGATGATGACATACTATATGTTCAACCACTGAGTGTTGATACAAGTACTGTGAAATCAAATTGGTTTGGTCCCAAAACTTTTATAAGTTGATGTCCTAAGGCACCAAAACCTTCTGTAAAAACCTTCAATGGTTCAAGACCTAAGGCACCAAATCCTACTGCCAAAACTGTGTCAGCTGAAGCCAGCAACCCAACTGTGATTGATCATATAAGTGTGTACATAATTATATCATATGCACAACAAGCCAAGTGTATTTACATTGCTAATCTCTTCTGTTATGACAGGTGAAAATAATGATATCACCAAGGAAAAAGTCCAAGATTGTTGCATCTCCTACAAGAAAAAGTGACAGACTTAATACTTTGAGGACAAAGAATATAATGGGACCTAGAAGGGATCCAAAGGATCCACTTGTAATTCCTGAAGAAGAATAAATGTTGGCAGTGCTAGGGGGAATAACAAGTGGAATGACATCCAAAAGAACATGACTCAATGAAGACCTATAACTACTTTGTTTTGGAACTTATGAACATTATGTGTTTTGGTTGAAACTTATGTATTATGAACCAAGTTTTTTATTATGTAATATGAACCTAATGTATTAGAGATCCACTTTTTGTACTTTGCAAGTTATGTAAAGAGCTCCACTTTTTGTACTTTTCAACTTATGTTATGGAGCTCCTCATTTTGTACTTTGCAACTTATGTAATGTTATCCTTATCCTATTGCCAATTACAGTCATGCTACAAGTAACTTTTGTTCATCAATCAAGTAAATTAGCCTTAATGTTACAAGTAAATTAGCATTAATCAAGTAAATTAACCTTATCGTATTGACAATTACAATCATGTTACAAGTAACTATTGCTCATTTTGAACCTTAATGAAAACAAACAAGTAAATTAGGCAAGTAAAATAGACATAGTTCAACAACCTCTCTTCATTAAAAATCAAGTTCTATGAACAACATTACAACACTAACACCTTAAAAAACTACATTACAAAATCCAATACATCACCCTTAGTTCAGCAACTGCATTTCATAACAGAATACACATTGATCATAAAGGACCCAACAAGACACaacatcttcaatcttccatGAAATTTCTCTGTTTTCAACTTTCGTCTTCAAGTTCTTGCTCTTCTTCCTTGATTCTTCATACAAGGACTTCATATATCCCACAAATGCCATGACTTCCGAATCCGTGTTAGTCGTATTTGCAACTTCAGTTCCTGATTTTTATGCAAAATTTTCATCCCAGATGAAGAGATTACACGTATCTGCATTCCTCCAATAAGGACATCTCCAAAACAACCTACCTTTGTTTGGTCCATTCTTGCAGTGATATGACACCATACAAACTTGACACCCACAAAACTTCCCAACTCGAGATTTTACCGAAGCAGTTGACATGATGTtcgagagaagaagaagaatgagaGCAAAAGGATGACGAAGACGAGCAAGTGGGAAAAGAAAATAGGAAGATTGGTTTCACGATTCCGGTAGAgaggagaggaagaagaagatgaacatgaggAATGAAATTAGGGCAAATGAAAAATTAGGATTCATCCTTAAATTGGACCTATTTGTGCCACACTGTCATTCAAGGAACGTTAATGAATAAATGATTTATTTCATGTGCGCTGCCACATAAGCAGCCATAAGTGGCATTTGACTTAGGGATCAAATCTTCAGACGGAAAATTTTGAAGGGATGATTTCTTGAAgtaaaattttagagggactaaaaacgaaatttagaatatttagagggaccaaaaagttcctTAACCCTAAATTAAGAGAATCTCTAACCCCACCCCTTGGATCTCTTCCCCACCATGCGAGTTGCCAAAATTGCCCATATGCTTTCGTAGATGTGTACCTCCGGAaggacatttttttaaaaaaaaattggtttttttccaTAAGTGCACCTACGGAAGCGTTAAAACATATTGAAACTTGGGAAAATTCCAAATTATTTGGGAAAAtcccatttttaaaacaaaaatagaacattaaattatagtaaatcaaagTAATGCAATTAAGGTTTTCCAATTACTttaatttactataatttgatgttccatttttgttaaaaaaattgaagtttatgagtgaaatgtagttgatttgaaaatataccAGAATgtttcgtaggtacatctacgaaacacTCTATTTTTCAAAACCTATCCGTAGAAGTAGCTATGAaagatttcatgaacttaatAATGCTTTCATAGATGCACTacagaaaaaattaatttttcgcCGGCTAAGAGATTCAATGGGTAAATTGAGATTctctataaattaaatatttattctatCTTCAATTGTCATTTGATGTCAAATTTACATTACTATAAAAATTAATCTATTAAACAATTAATCTATTAATCTAATGTTAAAGCCAtcttggaaagaaaaaaaaacaaaacacttCTCACTAAAGCggtcatctataatataagaaaataagtgGTTCTGGTTTTTACAGAATTACCCATTCTTACTTTTTGCACACCtattaaatctataatataagaaaataagtgGTTCTGGTTTTTACAGAATTACCCATTCTTACTTTTTGCACACCTATTAAAATGGTTGGTTTTTTTTGTCTATCCACACAATTGTCCATTAtatcttaatattttattcaactatattataacttattttcaccATTCTTTATCTCTCTTCACCTTTTTAGTTTTCTACCCCAATCTCTCTATACTCcatttactttttaaaaaaaatggtatttatgatccacaaaattttaataaaaaataatataatggaaaaaattattattgatctaaacatttttgtatacaaaaatttactattaattcagatattttttaaatgatacctaaacataaataatatttgtatcagaaaaatctattattgatctaaatatttttatataagaaaaatattatttatgattaaaaaaaaatttattcaaaaatggtatacaggaaaaaatctattattgatctaaatattttttatccgaaaatttactattcactcaatatttttataaatgatatctaaacaaaaataatatttgtatacggaaaaaatttattattgatctaaatatttctatatacggaaaatgatatttatgatccaaaaaattttattcaaaaatggtatacgggaaaaaaaatctattattgatctaaatatttttatatacgaaatttactattgatatagatatttttgtaaacattacctaaacataaataatatttgtatacgggaaaaatctataattgatctaaatatttttctatatgaaaaatggtgtTTATGATCCCAAAAAGtttaatttaaaaatgatatgtggtaaaaatttattattgatctaaatatttttatatacgaacatttactattgatccagatacatttataaacgatacctaaacataaataatattgtatacgggaaaaaatctataattgacctaaatatttttctatatgaaaaatagtatttatgatccaaaaaaatttaattcaaaaatggtatacgggaaaaaaatctattaatgatctaaatatttttatatacaaaaatttactattgatccagatatatttataaacgatacctaaacataaataatattgtatacgggaaaaaatctataattgacctaaatatttttctatatgaaaaatagtatttatgatccaaaaaaatttaattcaaaaatggtatacgggaaaaaatctattaatgatctaaatatttttatatacaaaaatttactattgattcagatattttagtaaacgatacctaaacataaataatatttgtctacgggaaaaaaaaatttattgatctaaatatttttctatatgaaaaatattacttatgatccaaaaaatttaattcaaaaatggtatacgggaaaaagtctattattgatttaaatatttttatataaaaaaatttactattgattcagatatttttgtaaatgatactgaacataaataatatttaaatacgggaaaaatatattattgatctaaatatttttatatacgaaaaatggaatttatgatccaaaaaaaatttattcaaaaatgaaatacgggaaaaaatctattattgatctaaatatttttttatacataaatttactattcattcaaatattttataaatgatacctaaacaaaaataatatttgtatatggaaaaaaattattattgatcgaaatattttaatatacgaaaaatggtatttagatccataaaaaatttattcaaaaatggtatatgacaaaaaaatctattattgatctaaatatttttatatacaaaaatttacaatttatccaaatatttttgtaaatgatacctaaacataaataatatttgaataggggaaaaaatatattcttgtctacatatttatatataagaaagatgatatttatgattcaaatatttatgatccaagaatgatataagagggaaaaaaattattattgatctaaatattttgatatacgaaaaatttattattgatctaaatattttttcattttaaatattctatttaaaataaatatattatgtaaataaatgcgcgtatcagaccagaacccgtgcgtacgaggggtttgttactagttgctCTAATATCTCGAACTTTGGTTTGTTGCTCAAATTATCATTTCCACAATGTCAAATTTCTTCAGCTCGTGGTTATGGCTATCTCGCTTTCGTTCATCTTCATTCAAGCACTCCTTTCACCGCACTCTCCATAGCATCACCACCACTCCTCACAAAACTACACCCACCTCCTCCAATCTCTTCAACTCACACAGAAGAACAAAGAGCCCCTGGACCACATGGTCAATTCCTCTCGCTCTCGCTCTTTCCGCTGGATCACTTTCTCTTCAACCTCATTCCGATCCTTCCTTCTCAGAATCCATTGATTCCGATACCAGGTACCGCTTTCTCAATTACGTAATACTGACCTCATATTAATCATCTTCTTCACGTTTTTATTTTACCCCAATTTCAACTCGTTACATTTCACTGCTGCTAATCTTACTATAAATCAGTTCATGTTCTGGAAGCTTCTCAGTTAAAATCAGTTATGAATGAAAAAAGACCTTAAAATTTTAGATACGTAAACTACGAGAGCTTGTGAAAAAATGAACCTGCATCATGCCTAATCTAATTCCAACTTATCAAATAAGATGTTGCTCAAGGTTTTAAATAATGGTCACTTAAAGGCTTTTGCGATTTCTGTCGGTCGGTGCAGGTGTTGCAACACTTATTGCTGTCATTGTGGTGTGAATTAAACACAATTTGTCGAGGTCGTATTTGCTGTCGCAGACAGTTTTTTAAATCCTTGCTGTTGCTTAGAAATGTCATAATTATTGcaagtttttttttgaatttaattCACATACACATTAAGTGTAGAGTTTTTTTTTACACTTTCGATCGTAAatgtttgattttaatcatttttaattgtTTGACAGTCTTTATTTGTGACACAAATCTTAATGTTTAACTTGAACTGCAAGTTTAGCTGTATAATCTTTTAACAAATGAAGTAATGGTTTGATAATGATGTGAAATTTCTTATAATGGAAGTTAGCAGTGTGAGTATTGGGGGCAAAGGTAGCACACAGTATGTTGTTAAGGGATCACAGAAAGAGCTTCCACAAGAGCTTCTCGAGGAGTTGAAAATCATCTGTCAGGTACAAAATCCTAGCGTCTCCAAATATCTCATAAATTGTAACCAAAGAGAATTTAGAGTAGAAATGCTTGGGCTGGTTCTAATTTGTacaccaattgcatttgaaaatttcttttttGTTCTTGCTATTTCTTGTTAAGAAGATTTGGTTATTATATAATTTGCTGTGTCTTTTTTGTTGATGTTAAGAATTCATTTTCTATTAAATGAGACTTTGTGTTGCATCTCAGGCTACAGCATTGAGTTTATCAGTCCggatttttataatatttgataTCTACAGGATAACATATCACTTGACTATGATGAGAGATATTTCCATGGAAAACCACAAAACAGTTTTCATAAGGCTGTCAATATCCCTGATGTGATTGTTTATCCAAGGTAACAAGCTTTGAATCTTTGGCTTAAATTTTTGTTCATCATTTTTCTGCTCATAGTTCTGAAATGCGGCCGTGATTAGTGTAACCCTTGTAGGTTTCCATTTCATTGCATGTTGGTACTTGCATTTAGTGTAATCATTTTGCAAATTATATAAGTTTTGAAATGCTTAAATAAAATGTTGTTctctttttccatttcagtttaCAAATAAGACTTTTTAGTTTACTCTCTATTGTGCTATATGGACAATGTGTTATTTGTGTTTCCTTTTTGGAGTTGAAAATTGTTATAGTTCAACTACTAAAGTGAATATGCTAGTGGAATTGTTATGATGGTCATCAAAGTGATTTGGTCTAGAATCTAGCTATTTTGTTAGTAACCAGTAGCATTGTTCTGAACACCACTTTGATAATATCACATACTCTTGTAGAGTAATGCTATGGTCTTTACAATTTTAGCCCGTGGTATTCATTTATACTCATAACTTGTATTTCTTTCATGTTTGACCCCACTGGTGTTTAAAATGGGAGAAGTATATGTAGTTGATTTCTTTGTAGAAATAAATTTCTAGATAGCACGGTCATTTGTATGCTTACAGAACAATAAATTAATTCAACTCCATCAGTTCTTTGAATGCAGCAGAACCATATTTTTGATGGTCCCTTATGTTAAGTTTTTTTCACCCACATGTTGACTTCTTTCATGCGCATTGAAGTATCAAAAGTCCAAATCATGCTCATACACACACATATTGTCTGACATTTTTTGACAAACAAATACATCAAATGAAACAGACACTCATAAAAAAAGTGTCTAGAATGAACATGAATGGACACAGGACAATAGGAGTGTTAAAACATTGCCGTTATGTTGTAGTGGTGAAGTTAAAGCATCCACTTGTATTCTTATCTAGCATTATACTTCTTGTCTCCTTTGCAGATCAGAAGAGGAGGTCTCCAAGATTGTCAAATTATGCAACATTCATAAGGTTTGAGTTTTCCAACTCATCTAACAATAGTGAATGGTATGAACATGTTTAAACCAACTATTTtaccttctttttttttcacCTTTCTTGAGACTTGCCTTTGAAAAATCCCACCAACAACTATTTGGATTGCTCTTCTTCCAAAAAATCCACCAATCAAGAACATCATTTAGGGGGTTGGTGCTACGCGCCGCTCTCTGAGATTAACAACATCGAATTTATCCTAATTATAGTGTTATGACCTATTCTTGTTTTTAGCGTACACATTTTCATGATTAATATCTGCTTTACATGTATGTAAAAGAGGAAAAGTTACATATTTTACACCAATCAGCTTTAAAAAAAGTCATagttttctttcaatttcatgGATGCATAATGTTAACAATGTTTGTATTCTTGAGAAACTGTTCAACttggttttaattaattattttataacagATTCCTATTGTACCTTACGGTGGAGCAACATCAATCGAGGGTCACACTTTATCCCCCAATGGAGGGGTTTGTATTGACATGGCATTGATGAAAGTATGTACATATTAGAATAATCTAGTTGTCCGCATATGTACCATTATATAAACAGTATATTTGTCTAGATTTATTTAAACATGCAGACTACAGTACACTTGTGCAAATAGGCACAAATTGGACTTAAAAGAATAACTACTTTATCTGTTATACTTACACACTACACTGCCTACGGTTGAATCTATAGAAAGTGAAAGCATTACATGTTGATGACATGGATGTGGTTGTTGATCCTGGAATTGGGTGGATGGAGCTTAATGAGTATTTGGAACCTTATGGTCTATTTTTTCCACTTGATCCCGGTTAGTTGATATGCCCAAGAATATTTCTTATTGTAGATGAACATGAGAGACATGGAAATCTGGAAGAAAGCATTTCTTTTTTAAATGCCTGTTCCCTGAACATTGAAGCATTTACTTGTTACGAGCAGGTCCTGGTGCAAGTATTGGTGGGATGTGTGCTACACGCTGTTCTGGCTCGTTAGCTGTGAGGTGCTTACTTTTCTgttatatgtttatttttatctATTGCTGGCTATCAGTGTCATTCGCTGGTTTAAATGTTTAACATCTCTAGGTATTAAATTGTCAGTCCTTTCAAAGTCAAGTATTTGTTTGCTTACTGCTTATTAGTTTAGTTAATATTACTGAACTCAACTTTGATCAGTTTGATCTAAATCTATCACTTAAGCATCTGGATCTTGTAAAATCCTGttataagaaaaattataaaactattttatccTACTAGGCGTGATGGTTCTCCTTACTGATCTGTAGGTATGGAACTATGCGTGATAATGTCATCAGTCTCAAGGTTTGTTAATCCCAAGTTTTGGTAATGCATTGGTGTGATGATGTATTTATAGTGCTGAGTATGTTATACTACTAGGTAGTTCTTGCCAATGGAGATATTGTGAAGACTGCATCTCGAGCTAGAAAGAGTGCTGCAGGGTTTGTTATGTTACTTTCATTTTGTCTATTAATCAACTCCACTTATAACTTTCTCACCTTCCATGAGTGGATGCTTCACAGCTTCTTTAAGTTACATTGCAAAACACTTCATTGAATTCCCTGTGAAAAAGATATGTAATGAAATGCTCttattaattttctttaaattataCATTCTAGGTATGATCTGACGCGCTTGATGATTGGGAGTGAAGGAACTCTTGGTGTCATAACAGAAGTAACACTGCGGCTTCAGAAAATTCCTCAGTCTTCAGTGGTACATTGATTCTCTCTTTTTACTTTTGGGTGTATATTTTTCGCTAAGTTTGATCTTATAAACTGAAATTTGTTATTATCGTCAATTTATGAAATCTAAATGTTATGCTCACTTCCTACTTAGTTTGATTGAAACTCATTAAAAtgctttttgttgattttgatccCTGACATGAATCATTGTAAGCTGTATCATCCCAATTCCGAACTTGGATTGCAAGGTCACTTCTTTCCAGTTTCTGTCCTGGAAAGAATCTTTAAGCCGAAGTGGTGCAGCTTGCAAAATTCATATGTTACTTTTTTAATTCATTCATTATTATATAGATTTCATTTTCCTATCTAATATCTTCCAGTACTTGTCGGTTGCTTTTcataaaatattggaattatcaAGTGGAGATTTAGAATTTTAAAGTCTGTTTGTGTCAAGATTCATGTTATGTCATCATACAAAAAAGCTTCTGAGCTACTAGGACTCCGGTCTCAAACATAAGCAAAAAATCTGATGTGGTGGTCTTAAATATATAAGCAAAACCTaactaattttatcttatttaatgcTATTATTATAATACCTTTCAATGAAACAAGTTCCCATACAAAATTAAATGAAAAGAAATGGTAGTTTAGGAAATGAGATTATTTTTTAGATTACATCAAGAAAATTGTACAACGATAACCACTATTCTTAATATGTgtgtagttagttagttagttttgCTTATCATTGAGACCGGAGAGTGTCCATGGATAACTTGTTGCTTCTTTTATTCTACCCGAATGCATTTGAGCTATTGCAGTAAGTGCATAATGTGATTTATTTGAAATCATACAGATTGCCTAACTAATCAAAGAACAGGTTGCAATGTGCAATTTCCCTTCTGTGAAGGATGCAGCAGATGTTGCTATTGCCACTATGATGTCTGGAATACAGGTAGGATTCtgactttaattttttatattacatCATTCTTGATTCAATCATGACTTTTCTGTTTATGGTGATTAGGTGTCAAGGGTTGAGCTATTGGACGAAGTTCAGATAAAAGCTATCAATATTGCTAATGGGAAGAATTTT
The Vicia villosa cultivar HV-30 ecotype Madison, WI linkage group LG6, Vvil1.0, whole genome shotgun sequence genome window above contains:
- the LOC131610889 gene encoding D-lactate dehydrogenase [cytochrome], mitochondrial isoform X2 — translated: MSNFFSSWLWLSRFRSSSFKHSFHRTLHSITTTPHKTTPTSSNLFNSHRRTKSPWTTWSIPLALALSAGSLSLQPHSDPSFSESIDSDTSVSIGGKGSTQYVVKGSQKELPQELLEELKIICQDNISLDYDERYFHGKPQNSFHKAVNIPDVIVYPRSEEEVSKIVKLCNIHKIPIVPYGGATSIEGHTLSPNGGVCIDMALMKKVKALHVDDMDVVVDPGIGWMELNEYLEPYGLFFPLDPGPGASIGGMCATRCSGSLAVRYGTMRDNVISLKVVLANGDIVKTASRARKSAAGYDLTRLMIGSEGTLGVITEVTLRLQKIPQSSVVAMCNFPSVKDAADVAIATMMSGIQVSRVELLDEVQIKAINIANGKNFPESPTLMFEFIGTEAYAREQTQIVRKIVFEHNGSDFVFAEEPEAKKELWKVRKEALWACFAMIPNTEAMISDVCVPLSHLADIISRSKKELDASPLVCTVIAHAGDGNFHTVILFDPTKEEQRQEAERLNHFMVHAALSLEGTCTGEHGVGTGKMKYLEEELGVEALRTMKKIKSVLDPNNIMNPGKLIPPHVCF
- the LOC131610889 gene encoding D-lactate dehydrogenase [cytochrome], mitochondrial isoform X1, with the translated sequence MSNFFSSWLWLSRFRSSSFKHSFHRTLHSITTTPHKTTPTSSNLFNSHRRTKSPWTTWSIPLALALSAGSLSLQPHSDPSFSESIDSDTSSVSIGGKGSTQYVVKGSQKELPQELLEELKIICQDNISLDYDERYFHGKPQNSFHKAVNIPDVIVYPRSEEEVSKIVKLCNIHKIPIVPYGGATSIEGHTLSPNGGVCIDMALMKKVKALHVDDMDVVVDPGIGWMELNEYLEPYGLFFPLDPGPGASIGGMCATRCSGSLAVRYGTMRDNVISLKVVLANGDIVKTASRARKSAAGYDLTRLMIGSEGTLGVITEVTLRLQKIPQSSVVAMCNFPSVKDAADVAIATMMSGIQVSRVELLDEVQIKAINIANGKNFPESPTLMFEFIGTEAYAREQTQIVRKIVFEHNGSDFVFAEEPEAKKELWKVRKEALWACFAMIPNTEAMISDVCVPLSHLADIISRSKKELDASPLVCTVIAHAGDGNFHTVILFDPTKEEQRQEAERLNHFMVHAALSLEGTCTGEHGVGTGKMKYLEEELGVEALRTMKKIKSVLDPNNIMNPGKLIPPHVCF